The sequence AACTCGCGCCACCCCGCCGGGGTCACCGCCGCGATCTCCTCGCGGGAACGCTCGGCGTCAGGGATTCGGGCGAACCAGTACGTGGCGCCGTCCGGGTCGGTCGTGAACCCGAAGGCCGCCTTGCTGCCGCGGACCATCCGGTAGATCCCGGCCGCCGACGGCAGCCCGGGCGCACGCGTGTAGCCGTAGACGACGGTCTGGCCGGTGTAGCGCGGCGCGTCGGCGTCCGGGTCGATCAGCCTCCGGACCACCGAGTGCAACCCGTCCGCGCCGACCAACACGTCACCCGTTTCGGTGGTGCCGTCGGCGAATTCGGCCGTGACACCGCCCCCGGCCGGCTTCGCGCCGACCAGGCGTTTGCCCCGTTCGAGCGCGACGCCCCGGCGCGCGGCTTCGTCCTGCAGGACCCGGTAGAGCGCCGCGCGGGTCAGGGTGCGCGGCCCGTCCACGCCTTCGGTGTCGAACTCGCGGCGCCCGGCGGTCTCCCCGGTCGGGAGGACCAGCTCGACGCCGATCGCCGCGAAGGACGCGCCGATCACCGGGCCGTCCAGGCCGATCGCGCGCAGGGCGTCCATGCCGTTGTGCATGATCGTGAGGAACGCGCCGACGTCGTCCCCGCACGCCGGGTAGGCCTCGAAGACGATTGGCTCGTGCCCGGCGAGCTTCAGCGCCGTCGCCGTGACCGTGCCGGCGATCCCGCCACCCGCGACCAGTACCCGCACCCTGCTCCCCCTCGTGGACTCCGCGTGCCGCCGACCACGACGTTACCGTGGCGGCGGCACGCGGCGTTCACTCCTTGGCGCCACTGGTGGCGATGTCGCCGTTGAGGCCGCGCGGGAAGAAGCCGCCCGAGGACACCTTGTCCGGGTTGAGGTAGGCGATGTTGAGCACGCGGTCGGCGGACCGGCCGAACGCGATGCCGTTCGCGTCCGCCGGCACGAGGTTCGCCTTGCCGTCCTTGAGCACGCCTTCGTCGTCGTCGGCCTTGCCGTCGAGGCTGTCGCGGGCGTCGGAGATCTTGTTCGTGACGTCGCCGAGGCCGCGTTCGAACAGCTGCCCGCGCACGATGCCCGCGTGGTAGGCCTCGACCGCGAGGATGCCCGCCGCCGCGTCGAGGAACGTTTTGTTGTTCACCAGCGGCGCCGCGCCCTTGTAGGCGGACACGCCGACGTCTTCGAACAGGTACGCGGCCAGCAGGAAGTTGTTCTCGCTCGCGAACGGGTCGAACGTCTGGCCTTCCTTGATCAGCCCCGCGGCCTGCATGGCGGCGGTGAAGCTGTTCTGGAAGTCGATCTCCGGCTGCGCGACGGCCGCCTTGTCGAGGGCCTTGCGCAGGAAGGTCACGTGCGCGACCTCGTCGCCGGCGATCTCCTGGACGATCTGCTTGGTGTGCTCGCTCTTGAACTTGACGGCGTGCCCGCCGGAGACCTTGCCGAGGTTGCCGATGCCGTTGACGTACTTCTCGTTCAGCCCGTAGCCGTAGACGGCGAACGAGTAGAGGTTCGCCTCCAGGTACTCCAGGTTGAGCGCGAAGTTCAGCACGGCGGCGTCGCTCGCCGCCTCCTTCGCGGCGTCGCCGCCCTGCGCGCCGTACTGCTGCGTGGCACCGGCCGAGCCGAGCCCCAGCGACAGCGCTGTGCCGAGCGCGCCGGCGCCCGCGACGCCGAGCCCCGCCGCTCCCGCAGCCTTGAGGAAGCGGCGGCGGTCGGTCGCGTTCTCCGCGCTGCGCTCGATCAGCTGCCGTGTGTAGCGTTTTCCGAACACCGGGGGACGTCCTCTCGTGACGAGTTCGTCCACCTCACCCAACGGTGATACGTACCTGGACGGCCCCCGGCTCGGTCAAATCGGGAAAAAATTCTTCCTGATTACATCTCCGCAGGTCAGCCGCGTTCGGCGACCGCGAGCCGGACGCAGACAGCCAGCGCGCGGACGGCCTCTTCGACCTCGGCGAGCTTCGGGAAGGTCGGCGCGATCCGGATCACGGCGTCGTCCGGGTCCGCCCCGTGCGGGTGGGTCGCCCCGGCGGGGGTCAGCGCGACCCCGGCCTCCTTGGCCAGCCGCACGACCTCCTTCGCGGTGCCCGCGGGGACGGTCAGCGTGACGAAGTACCCGCCGGTCGGCTTGGTCCAGGACGCCAGGTCGGCCAGCTCCTCGGTGAGGATGCGGTCGACGGCCGCGAACTTCGGCCCGATGATCTCGGCGTGCTTGCGCATGTGCGCGCGGACGCCGGCCTCGTCCTTGAGGAAGCGGGCGTGGCGCAGCTGGTTGACCTTGTCCGGGCCGATGGTGCGCTTGCCGATGTTGCCGGTCCACCAGGCGAGGTTGGCCTCGGAGGCCCC is a genomic window of Amycolatopsis lexingtonensis containing:
- a CDS encoding FAD-dependent monooxygenase, encoding MRVLVAGGGIAGTVTATALKLAGHEPIVFEAYPACGDDVGAFLTIMHNGMDALRAIGLDGPVIGASFAAIGVELVLPTGETAGRREFDTEGVDGPRTLTRAALYRVLQDEAARRGVALERGKRLVGAKPAGGGVTAEFADGTTETGDVLVGADGLHSVVRRLIDPDADAPRYTGQTVVYGYTRAPGLPSAAGIYRMVRGSKAAFGFTTDPDGATYWFARIPDAERSREEIAAVTPAGWREFAHAAFAGEPLPCADIIAATGDEVFGGHSYDLPETRVWSTPEMVLAGDAAHAASPADAQGASMAIEDAVVLAQCLRDLPDPASAFAAYEELRRERVEKLVASSAGKDVGEKPGWVYAHHIDWDAKVTAR
- a CDS encoding ferritin-like domain-containing protein — protein: MFGKRYTRQLIERSAENATDRRRFLKAAGAAGLGVAGAGALGTALSLGLGSAGATQQYGAQGGDAAKEAASDAAVLNFALNLEYLEANLYSFAVYGYGLNEKYVNGIGNLGKVSGGHAVKFKSEHTKQIVQEIAGDEVAHVTFLRKALDKAAVAQPEIDFQNSFTAAMQAAGLIKEGQTFDPFASENNFLLAAYLFEDVGVSAYKGAAPLVNNKTFLDAAAGILAVEAYHAGIVRGQLFERGLGDVTNKISDARDSLDGKADDDEGVLKDGKANLVPADANGIAFGRSADRVLNIAYLNPDKVSSGGFFPRGLNGDIATSGAKE